The nucleotide sequence AAACCCAATGAAGATAGAAGCATTACCGAAGAAGAACTCTTGACCATCGTCGATGAAGCCCAAGAAGGTGGCGGTATCAATGAAACCGAAGGTACCCTCATTCGTAGTGCGATTGAATTCTCAGAATTAGAAGCCATCGATATTTATACCCCAAGAATCGATATCGAATGTTTACCGATTGACGCCACCATCGAAGAAATTCAAAAAGTGTTTGTCGAAACCGGTTATTCGAGATTGCCAGTGTATGAAGGCAATATCGACCACATCATTGGCATCATCAACCATAAAGACTTTTATAATCATGTCTACACATCACATAAAAATATCCAAGACATCATCAAACCAGCCTTATATATCACAAAAAACAAGAAGATCGATGCGTTATTAAAAGAACTTCAAGTCAAGAAAATGCACATCGCCATCGTACTCGATGAATTTGGTGGTACGGTTGGGTTAGTCACCTTAGAAGATATCCTCGAAGAACTCGTTGGTGAAATATGGGACGAACACGACACCATCGTACATGAGATAGAAAAAATTAGTGACCATGAGTATTTGGTCATGGGGAACGCCAACGTTGAAAAATTCTTTGAATTGATTGGTCGCGATGAAGAACTCGATGTCTTAACCGTGAATGGTTGGGTGGTCGAAACCATCGGGCATTTACCAACAGAAAAAGAAGTCTATCAATCCAATGATATTAAATTTGAAATCATCAAAATGAATGGAAAGCGTATTGAACAAGTTAAAATTACTTTAATCCCATCCGCTGATGAACTCTATATGTAACTTATAACAAGCCGTTTGGCTTGTTTTTTTTCACTTATGCGCGTGTTCATGCTACAATGTGGGTAATAGAAAGAAAGGTGCTAACCTATGCAACACACATTAAAGCGTAAACTGGCTTTCGCTTCAGCGGACATTTTCGGTGGTGGTTCATTTAACATCATCAATTTTCTTTACCCAGGTTTTCTCGCATTAACCGTCGGTCTTTCCCCTTATTGGATTGGTCTAATCATGCTCATCGCGAGAATTTGGGACGCCGTTACGGACCCATTGATGGGGTATATTTCCGATAGAACCTCATCTAAATGGGGCAAACGTCGTATATATCTTATTTTCGCAAGCCCATTGGTCTTGGTTTCGATGTATCTTTTATTTTTCCCATACAACATCTCTGACCTTGGTTTGAGAGTCACAGCGGTATTGACCTCCTATTTATTATTTACCACCGTTCAAACATCTGTGATGATTCCTTATTACTCATTATCATCCGAAGTATCCTCCGATTATCAACAACGTGCAAGCTATAATTCATATCGTCTTGGTTTTTCAATTTTTTCATCCATCCTCTGCGTGGCTGTACCAGGCATCATCGTCGGTTTATTCGATGAAACCATCGGATATCAAGTGATGAGTTTATCGTTTGGAACATTGTTCTTTATCTCTGTATTATTGACGGGTTTATATGTCCAAGAAGAAATCCAAACCAAAGCCTTGGTGTCTAAATTCAATGTCAAAGACATGGTTAAACCGTTGGTATTGAAACCATTTAGACAATACTTAGGCATGTTCTTGGTCCTTCAAATGTCGATGGCGATCATGAGCGGATTATTTTTCTTCTATGTGGATTTCTATATCACCAAAGATTTAACCGCTGCCCAAGAGCCAACCATGGTGGGTTTAATCTCTGCAGCCTTGATGTTCTCGATGCAAATCGTGGCGTTACCAGTGTATATTAAAATGATTGAACGTAAAGGGAAAACCTTTGCTTATCGCTTCGGTGCGGTTTTATGGATTGTCACAGCGTTATTCATCTTAATCATTCCAGCCAACATTAACCCCGTATTGTTGTATCTCATCGCTGCGTTGATGGGCTTTGGGATCTCCGGTCCTGGTTTAGTTCCACATACCATGTATGGGGATGTTGTCGATGCCGGACAACTCTATTTCAATGACCGCTTGGATGGCCAAATGAGTGGGTTTACCAATTTCATCAACAAAGTCGCACAAGCCGTTGGCTTAGCCCTAGTCATGGCCTTGATTGGTTTGGCTGGCTTTAAAGAAAGAGCGCCAGGCGCAGACCCGATTTTATCTCAACCCGATTCTGCGATGAACGCGATTAAATTCATCATGGCGTTAGCGCCTTTAGTCTTTATGACGATTGGGATCTTGATTTCACTCAAGTATAAGATTGATGCGAAAAAACAAGCAGAGATAAAACACGCGATTGAACACCCTGAAAACCAAGCCGATGTATTGGCATCCATCCAATGAAAAAACCGAATGGCGCGTTATTTTGGCCGCTCGGTGGATTATTGAAACTATACGCATTCGGTAAAGGCCAAAGAATCATCCATAAAGATACCATCACCGGACCTGCCATCACGTTATCTAACCATACCTCGTTTTACGATTTCATCTACACAACCACTGCTTTATACCCTAAAAGAATGAACTATTTGGCGGCACATAAAATGTTTTTTGATCCGCTATTAGGCCCCTTCTTAAGGTTATCTAGGGCCATCCCTAAAGCCTTATTACAACCAGACGCTGTCGCGACTTTAAAAGCACTGCGTGTCCTTAAGAATAAAGGCATTTTATCGATTTTTCCCGAGGGTCAAATCTCCCCTTCAGGTAGGTTCATGAAACCGACCTTCTCAGTCGCGAAACTCATTAAAAAAGCCAAAGTCGATGTGTTTATTGTCAAACACCAATTTCCTTATTTGGTAAACCCACCTTGGACGAAAAAAACATTCAGAGGTCGAATCGATACACAAGTGGTCAAGTTGTTTGGTCCAAAAGACATTGAACAGTTATCTGAACAAGCGATATATGAAGCAGTACAAAAAGCATTATATCACAGCCCTTATGAGGATAATTTGATCAAACAATATACCTATAAATTAAACGACATTCATGGGTTAGAACATGTTTTAACGGAATGTCCACATTGTCATCAAACAGGGTTAATTTCAAACCAGCACCAACTCAATTGTCCACATTGTCAACAGTCGTTTAAGTATGATCGATATGGCCGAATTGAT is from Paracholeplasma manati and encodes:
- a CDS encoding HlyC/CorC family transporter; translated protein: MDSDSSSIYLILIIISIILSGFFSATETAFSSYNRIRMKNLSEKGHKNASLALKLSERYDVILSTILIGNNIVNILSASLATILFVSLLGQEIGATIATVVITIVVLIFGEVTPKSIAKEYPEKFAMFSAPIVLVLEKVFLPFNFFFKQWKVLMSKIVKPNEDRSITEEELLTIVDEAQEGGGINETEGTLIRSAIEFSELEAIDIYTPRIDIECLPIDATIEEIQKVFVETGYSRLPVYEGNIDHIIGIINHKDFYNHVYTSHKNIQDIIKPALYITKNKKIDALLKELQVKKMHIAIVLDEFGGTVGLVTLEDILEELVGEIWDEHDTIVHEIEKISDHEYLVMGNANVEKFFELIGRDEELDVLTVNGWVVETIGHLPTEKEVYQSNDIKFEIIKMNGKRIEQVKITLIPSADELYM
- a CDS encoding MFS transporter; the encoded protein is MQHTLKRKLAFASADIFGGGSFNIINFLYPGFLALTVGLSPYWIGLIMLIARIWDAVTDPLMGYISDRTSSKWGKRRIYLIFASPLVLVSMYLLFFPYNISDLGLRVTAVLTSYLLFTTVQTSVMIPYYSLSSEVSSDYQQRASYNSYRLGFSIFSSILCVAVPGIIVGLFDETIGYQVMSLSFGTLFFISVLLTGLYVQEEIQTKALVSKFNVKDMVKPLVLKPFRQYLGMFLVLQMSMAIMSGLFFFYVDFYITKDLTAAQEPTMVGLISAALMFSMQIVALPVYIKMIERKGKTFAYRFGAVLWIVTALFILIIPANINPVLLYLIAALMGFGISGPGLVPHTMYGDVVDAGQLYFNDRLDGQMSGFTNFINKVAQAVGLALVMALIGLAGFKERAPGADPILSQPDSAMNAIKFIMALAPLVFMTIGILISLKYKIDAKKQAEIKHAIEHPENQADVLASIQ
- a CDS encoding lysophospholipid acyltransferase family protein codes for the protein MKKPNGALFWPLGGLLKLYAFGKGQRIIHKDTITGPAITLSNHTSFYDFIYTTTALYPKRMNYLAAHKMFFDPLLGPFLRLSRAIPKALLQPDAVATLKALRVLKNKGILSIFPEGQISPSGRFMKPTFSVAKLIKKAKVDVFIVKHQFPYLVNPPWTKKTFRGRIDTQVVKLFGPKDIEQLSEQAIYEAVQKALYHSPYEDNLIKQYTYKLNDIHGLEHVLTECPHCHQTGLISNQHQLNCPHCQQSFKYDRYGRIDGTGVDVLYEAQRQRLIETVKQNPNYTLQSPVRLEGYQDKHVKTIGEGQLTLNKSGYHFVGHVLDKETTYHFDVKDVPTCPSDIGINIQIYEGYELYQFVFSDPYLPTQFVLLGEVLHEDYVQTHTGGNV